A single genomic interval of Gammaproteobacteria bacterium harbors:
- a CDS encoding fatty acyl-AMP ligase, producing MRTESTPTTNTLPFRAADFSTLTEALDYASQGVTGANFYSGRGDLYAALSFADLRQHAISLARKFIALGLGKGDRVAMVAETHPDFLRVFFGCQYAGLVPVALPATINLGGHQSFVAQLRGLIENSGAAVVVASEGFLPFVIEAVEGLELTMIGEPAEFDALTESSEPLPVIGTNDISYLQYTSGSTRFPRGVIIEHRSVMSNLTGIIADGVRIGATDRLFSWLPFYHDMGLVGLVLVPVAAQISVDYMDTRDFAMRPRQWLSLMSQTKATISFSPSFGYELCARRLREGEAERYDLSNWRVAGIGAEMIRWETLERFAEALAPAGFNPKAFLACYGMAECTLAVSFSPLFEGYSTDRIDLDHLADHGVARQVPAHDTSTRTRAFVSCGTPLPGYELEIRDDAGALLPERVTGTIFVRAASVMSGYFNAPAETGAALSADGWLNTGDIGYTIDGSLIITGRQKDLIIINGRNIWPQDLEYLAEHQQEARVGDALAFSVPGPEAREICVLVVQSRETNVGKRLALIDRLTHLVRLEMGIDCYVELVPPHTLPRTSSGKLSRSKARQNFIAAHDLAEVAAVAEGMPLRQASA from the coding sequence TTGCGTACCGAATCCACACCGACGACTAATACCTTGCCGTTTCGCGCGGCGGATTTCAGTACCCTGACTGAAGCGCTCGACTACGCATCACAGGGTGTTACCGGGGCAAATTTCTACAGCGGTCGCGGCGATCTGTACGCCGCGCTGTCGTTTGCGGATCTGCGCCAGCACGCCATCAGCCTCGCCCGCAAGTTCATCGCGCTTGGCCTGGGCAAGGGCGATCGTGTGGCAATGGTCGCCGAGACGCACCCGGATTTCCTTCGTGTATTCTTTGGCTGCCAGTACGCCGGCCTGGTTCCGGTCGCGCTGCCCGCGACCATCAACCTCGGCGGACACCAGAGCTTCGTGGCGCAATTGCGCGGCCTGATCGAAAACAGCGGCGCCGCGGTCGTGGTTGCTTCGGAGGGCTTTCTTCCGTTCGTGATCGAGGCCGTCGAGGGTCTTGAACTGACGATGATCGGCGAACCCGCGGAGTTCGATGCGCTGACCGAAAGCAGTGAGCCGTTGCCGGTAATCGGGACCAACGACATCTCCTATCTGCAGTACACCTCGGGCAGCACGCGCTTTCCGCGCGGCGTGATCATCGAGCACCGCTCGGTAATGAGCAACCTGACCGGCATCATTGCCGACGGCGTCAGGATAGGCGCAACCGATCGCCTGTTCTCGTGGCTGCCGTTCTATCACGACATGGGCCTGGTGGGTCTGGTGCTGGTGCCGGTCGCCGCGCAGATATCCGTCGACTACATGGACACGCGCGATTTCGCGATGCGCCCGCGGCAGTGGCTGAGCCTCATGTCGCAAACCAAGGCCACGATATCGTTCAGCCCCTCGTTTGGTTACGAACTGTGCGCGCGCCGCCTGCGCGAGGGCGAGGCCGAGCGCTACGATCTCAGCAACTGGCGCGTCGCGGGCATCGGCGCCGAAATGATCCGCTGGGAAACACTCGAGCGCTTTGCCGAGGCACTGGCGCCCGCCGGTTTCAACCCGAAGGCATTTCTGGCCTGCTACGGCATGGCCGAGTGCACGCTGGCAGTGAGCTTCTCGCCGCTCTTCGAGGGTTACAGTACCGACCGGATCGATCTCGATCACCTGGCCGATCATGGAGTGGCCCGCCAGGTGCCCGCGCATGACACCAGCACGCGGACACGTGCGTTCGTGAGTTGCGGCACGCCGTTGCCGGGCTATGAACTCGAGATTCGCGACGATGCCGGCGCCCTCCTGCCAGAGCGGGTGACCGGAACGATATTCGTGCGTGCCGCCAGCGTGATGTCGGGTTATTTCAATGCCCCCGCGGAAACCGGGGCCGCGCTCAGCGCGGATGGGTGGCTCAACACCGGCGACATTGGATACACGATCGACGGCAGTCTGATCATCACCGGACGCCAGAAAGACCTGATCATCATCAACGGCCGCAATATCTGGCCGCAGGACCTCGAGTATCTTGCGGAGCATCAGCAGGAAGCCCGGGTCGGCGACGCTCTTGCATTCTCGGTGCCGGGACCCGAGGCGCGCGAGATCTGCGTGCTGGTGGTGCAGTCTCGCGAAACGAATGTCGGCAAGCGCCTGGCGCTCATCGACCGCCTGACGCATCTGGTGCGTCTCGAGATGGGCATCGACTGCTACGTCGAACTGGTGCCGCCGCATACCCTGCCACGCACCTCCTCCGGAAAACTGTCGCGCTCCAAGGCCCGTCAGAACTTCATTGCCGCCCACGACCTGGCCGAGGTGGCGGCCGTTGCCGAAGGCATGCCGTTGAGGCAGGCCTCGGCCTGA